In a single window of the Halobaculum lipolyticum genome:
- a CDS encoding aldo/keto reductase: MSDAVDMAYTRLGDTGLEVSRLCLGCMNFGSERPWMVNDRRASIDLIHEALDLGINFLDTANVYSTGESEDIVGDAVASANRDELVLATKVYGDMGEGPNSGGLSRKHVLDQAEASLDRLDTDYIDLYQIHRWDENTPVEETLSALDHLIETGRVRYIGASTMTAYQFTKALYTSDIEDYSRFACMQPEYSAVARHEEQNLLEVCEGEGIGVIPWSPLAGGFLTGKYERGAGPEDGTRAAASESVRSYFTDENWAVLDAVESVAGETGATPAQVALAWLLEREPVTAPIVGPRTSEHLRENVGALSVDLTPEQVERIAEPKAPRYPQR; this comes from the coding sequence ATGAGCGACGCGGTCGATATGGCGTACACCCGCCTCGGCGACACCGGACTGGAAGTCTCGCGGCTGTGCCTCGGCTGTATGAACTTCGGGAGCGAGCGCCCCTGGATGGTGAACGACCGGCGCGCGAGCATCGACCTGATCCACGAGGCGCTGGATCTGGGGATCAACTTCCTCGACACGGCGAACGTCTACTCCACCGGCGAGAGCGAGGACATCGTCGGCGACGCCGTCGCCTCCGCCAACCGCGACGAACTCGTCCTCGCGACGAAGGTGTACGGCGACATGGGCGAGGGACCCAACTCGGGGGGACTCTCCCGAAAGCACGTCCTCGATCAGGCGGAGGCGAGTCTCGACCGCCTCGACACCGACTACATCGACCTGTACCAGATCCACCGCTGGGACGAGAACACCCCCGTCGAGGAGACGCTCTCCGCGCTCGATCACCTGATCGAGACGGGCCGGGTCCGGTACATCGGCGCGTCGACGATGACGGCGTACCAGTTCACGAAGGCCCTCTACACCAGCGACATCGAGGACTACTCGCGGTTCGCCTGCATGCAGCCCGAGTACTCCGCGGTCGCGCGCCACGAGGAGCAGAACCTCTTGGAGGTGTGCGAGGGCGAGGGGATCGGCGTCATCCCGTGGTCGCCGCTCGCCGGCGGCTTCCTCACCGGCAAGTACGAGCGAGGCGCCGGTCCCGAGGACGGCACCCGCGCCGCCGCCTCGGAGTCGGTCCGGAGCTACTTCACCGACGAGAACTGGGCGGTGTTGGACGCCGTCGAGTCGGTCGCCGGCGAGACGGGCGCGACTCCCGCGCAGGTCGCACTCGCGTGGCTGCTGGAGCGGGAGCCGGTGACGGCACCGATCGTCGGCCCGCGGACGAGCGAGCACCTCCGCGAGAACGTCGGGGCGCTGTCGGTCGATCTGACGCCCGAACAGGTGGAGCGGATCGCCGAGCCGAAGGCGCCGCGGTACCCCCAGCGGTAA
- a CDS encoding PAS domain-containing response regulator, which translates to MSTDTPIRVLHVDDDPLYADLVAAKLGAIGAVDVRTAESAEAGLDLLASDAGFDCVVSDYDMPGTDGLEFLSAVRDRFGDLPFLLFTGHGSEDIASDAIAAGVTGYLRKRTGDSTYRRLHNRIRQAAAKHRAARDLDTERSVSALATDYLSDLFYVLDTDGTVVRWNDRGPEVTGYSDEEIEGRTAMTFVVDDDVSTVAGGLVEALDTGESRFRARLLTKAGDAIPYEFHGRRFDGPDGEPIGVCGIGRDVREQAERDRRLAEFGTMLDANPDGMFLVDGDGTVRRTNRAFGALFDMDRASLVGTPIESLLADGTLGRDAVERYRGALEELRTETAGDAHVSFRTTAAPAGGAGERVYEVRLARPAPDDGVEAGRRTAGVIRDVTGTAAGDRGR; encoded by the coding sequence TACCGACACGCCGATCCGCGTCCTCCACGTGGACGACGACCCGTTGTACGCGGACCTCGTCGCGGCGAAGCTGGGGGCGATCGGCGCCGTCGACGTTCGGACGGCGGAGTCGGCCGAGGCGGGGTTGGACCTGCTCGCGTCGGACGCGGGGTTCGACTGCGTGGTGAGCGACTACGACATGCCGGGGACGGACGGGTTGGAGTTCCTGTCCGCGGTTCGCGACCGCTTCGGCGACCTGCCGTTCCTCCTGTTCACCGGGCACGGGAGCGAGGACATCGCCAGCGACGCCATCGCCGCGGGCGTCACCGGCTACCTCCGCAAGCGCACCGGCGACAGCACCTACCGGCGCCTCCACAACCGTATCCGGCAGGCCGCGGCGAAGCACAGGGCGGCGCGGGATCTCGACACCGAGCGCAGCGTGTCGGCGTTGGCGACGGACTACCTCTCGGACCTGTTCTACGTCCTCGACACCGACGGCACCGTCGTCCGGTGGAACGACAGGGGGCCGGAGGTGACGGGGTACAGCGACGAGGAGATCGAGGGCCGGACGGCGATGACGTTCGTCGTCGACGACGACGTGTCGACGGTCGCCGGCGGGCTGGTCGAGGCGCTCGACACCGGCGAGTCCCGCTTTCGCGCCAGACTCCTGACGAAAGCCGGCGACGCGATCCCGTACGAGTTCCACGGCCGCCGCTTCGACGGCCCGGACGGCGAGCCGATCGGCGTCTGCGGGATCGGCCGTGACGTCCGCGAACAGGCCGAGCGCGACCGGCGGCTGGCGGAGTTCGGGACGATGCTGGACGCGAATCCCGACGGGATGTTCCTCGTCGACGGGGACGGGACCGTCCGCCGCACGAACCGCGCCTTCGGGGCGCTCTTCGACATGGACCGGGCGTCGCTCGTGGGCACGCCGATCGAGTCGCTGCTCGCCGACGGCACGCTCGGGAGGGACGCGGTCGAGCGCTACCGTGGGGCGCTGGAGGAACTCCGGACGGAGACCGCCGGCGACGCTCACGTCTCGTTCCGGACGACCGCGGCGCCGGCCGGCGGTGCGGGCGAGCGCGTGTACGAGGTCCGCCTCGCGCGGCCCGCGCCCGACGACGGGGTCGAGGCGGGACGGAGAACGGCGGGCGTGATTCGCGACGTGACCGGGACGGCCGCCGGCGACCGAGGCCGCTGA
- a CDS encoding aldo/keto reductase: MTYTRLGSTGLEVSRLCLGCMNFGSGEPWMMGDRDASVDLIHEALDLGINFLDTANAYSAGESEEIVGDAVASANRDELVLATKVYFGMHDGPNGSGLSRKHILDQAEASLDRLDTDYIDLYQIHRWDDDTPIEETLSALDHLVETGRVRYIGASTMTAYQFTKALYTSDVEDLSRFACMQPEYNAVDRHEEANLLEACAGEGVGVIPWSPLAGGFLTGKYERDAEPEDGVRADSDDYTRNRFTDENWAVLAAVEAVAEARDATPAQVALAWLLHRDVVDAPIIGPRTSEHLRENVGAVDLRLTDEEVERIAAPKTPRWPVPEKD; the protein is encoded by the coding sequence ATGACGTACACGCGCCTCGGGAGCACCGGGCTGGAGGTGTCGCGACTGTGTCTCGGCTGCATGAACTTCGGGTCGGGCGAGCCGTGGATGATGGGCGACCGCGACGCGAGCGTCGACCTGATCCACGAGGCGCTTGATCTGGGGATCAACTTCCTCGACACGGCGAACGCGTACTCCGCCGGCGAGAGCGAGGAGATCGTCGGCGACGCCGTCGCCTCCGCCAACCGCGACGAACTCGTCCTCGCGACGAAGGTGTACTTCGGGATGCACGACGGTCCCAACGGGAGCGGGCTGTCGCGCAAGCACATCCTCGACCAAGCCGAGGCGAGCCTCGACCGCCTCGACACCGACTACATCGACCTGTACCAGATCCACCGCTGGGACGACGACACGCCCATCGAGGAGACGCTCTCGGCGTTGGACCACCTCGTGGAGACCGGGCGCGTCCGGTACATCGGCGCGTCGACGATGACGGCGTACCAGTTCACGAAGGCGCTGTACACCAGCGACGTCGAAGACCTCTCGCGGTTCGCCTGCATGCAGCCCGAGTACAACGCCGTCGACAGACACGAGGAGGCGAACCTGCTGGAGGCGTGTGCGGGCGAGGGCGTCGGCGTCATCCCGTGGTCCCCCCTCGCCGGCGGCTTCCTCACCGGCAAGTACGAACGCGACGCCGAACCCGAGGACGGCGTCCGAGCGGACAGCGACGACTACACCCGGAACCGCTTCACCGACGAGAACTGGGCCGTGCTGGCGGCGGTCGAAGCCGTCGCCGAAGCGCGGGACGCGACGCCGGCGCAGGTCGCGCTCGCGTGGCTCCTCCACCGCGACGTCGTCGACGCGCCGATCATCGGGCCGCGGACGAGCGAGCACCTCCGCGAGAACGTCGGCGCCGTCGACCTGCGCCTGACCGACGAGGAGGTCGAACGCATCGCGGCCCCGAAGACGCCGCGGTGGCCGGTCCCGGAGAAGGACTGA
- a CDS encoding TrmB family transcriptional regulator — protein sequence METESLVETLEAAGLSPYQAAAYVALLDLGTASATDVADASGVPAPRIYDVLRSLEELAYIETYEEGSLRARAHSPSGVLEDLRGRATRLEAAAEEVEDRWEQPELEAGGASIVTRFRTVIERAESFIEDATHQILLSTTTRNLRRLAPALREATDRGVSVRVSVHTADGEDRPDPELFDGLCLEARHRPLPAPFVALADRRQASFAHHPDSYDRYGVLVNDRTHTYVFYWYFLTCLWEPWEVVYDAAGDGLPREYLDVRHLVRDLRAVDWASDPVRVRVEGHDTGTGEERTVEGTVVDVRVPFASDASTGFELAGQVTLDLDVGGEHVSVGGWGAIVEDIEGTRLTVTEAPRLL from the coding sequence ATGGAGACCGAGTCGCTCGTCGAGACGCTGGAGGCGGCGGGCCTCTCGCCGTATCAGGCCGCCGCGTACGTCGCGCTGTTGGATCTGGGCACCGCGTCGGCGACGGACGTGGCCGACGCGAGCGGCGTGCCGGCGCCGCGGATCTACGACGTGTTGCGGTCGCTGGAGGAGTTGGCGTACATCGAGACGTACGAGGAGGGGTCGCTGCGCGCACGAGCACACAGCCCGTCGGGGGTGCTGGAGGACCTCCGGGGGCGGGCGACGCGGCTCGAAGCGGCCGCCGAGGAGGTCGAAGACCGGTGGGAGCAGCCGGAGTTGGAGGCCGGCGGCGCGAGCATCGTCACGCGCTTCCGGACCGTCATCGAGCGCGCGGAGTCGTTCATCGAGGACGCGACCCACCAGATCCTGCTGTCGACGACGACGCGGAACCTCCGGCGGTTGGCGCCGGCGCTGCGCGAGGCGACCGACCGGGGCGTCTCCGTGCGGGTGTCGGTTCACACGGCCGACGGCGAGGACCGCCCGGACCCGGAGCTGTTCGACGGACTGTGTCTGGAAGCGCGCCACCGGCCCCTGCCGGCGCCGTTCGTCGCGTTGGCCGACCGACGGCAGGCGTCGTTCGCCCACCACCCGGACTCCTACGACCGCTACGGCGTGCTCGTCAACGACCGGACGCACACGTACGTGTTCTACTGGTACTTCCTCACCTGTCTGTGGGAGCCGTGGGAGGTCGTGTACGACGCCGCCGGCGACGGGCTTCCCCGGGAGTACCTCGACGTGCGCCACCTCGTCCGGGACCTGCGCGCGGTCGACTGGGCGAGCGACCCCGTCCGGGTCCGCGTCGAGGGCCACGACACCGGCACCGGCGAGGAACGGACCGTCGAGGGGACCGTCGTCGACGTCCGGGTCCCGTTCGCCTCCGACGCGAGCACCGGCTTCGAACTCGCGGGACAGGTCACGCTCGACCTCGACGTGGGCGGCGAACACGTCAGCGTCGGGGGCTGGGGCGCCATCGTGGAGGACATCGAGGGGACGCGGCTCACCGTCACCGAGGCGCCGAGGCTGCTGTAG
- a CDS encoding 50S ribosomal protein L11 translates to MAGTIEVLVPGGQANPGPPLGPELGPTPVDVQAVVQEINDQTAAFDGMEVPVTVEYDDDGSFSIEVGVPPTAELIKDEVGFDTGSGEPQKDFVADMTVEQVKTVAQQKMSDLLAYDVKAAAKEVGGTCASLGVTIDGEDARTFDDRVDAGEYDDVLADEATA, encoded by the coding sequence ATGGCTGGAACCATCGAAGTGCTCGTTCCCGGCGGCCAGGCCAATCCCGGCCCGCCGCTCGGTCCGGAGCTCGGTCCGACGCCGGTCGACGTGCAGGCGGTCGTTCAGGAGATCAACGACCAGACGGCCGCCTTCGACGGTATGGAAGTGCCCGTCACCGTCGAGTACGACGACGACGGCTCCTTCAGCATCGAGGTCGGCGTCCCGCCGACGGCGGAACTGATCAAAGACGAGGTCGGCTTCGACACCGGCTCGGGCGAACCGCAGAAGGACTTCGTCGCCGACATGACCGTCGAACAGGTGAAGACGGTCGCACAGCAGAAGATGTCCGACCTGCTCGCGTACGACGTGAAGGCCGCGGCCAAGGAGGTCGGCGGCACGTGTGCGTCCCTCGGCGTCACCATCGACGGCGAGGACGCCCGGACGTTCGACGACCGCGTCGACGCCGGCGAGTACGACGACGTCCTCGCCGACGAGGCGACGGCGTAA